The DNA region TCCCGTAAAATTTAAAACAGCATGTTCCCTACTTACTAAAGAGGAATAAACGGCATTAGATAAGTCAATGTCCACTTGGTTTGAGTTAGTCTTTTTACCAATTAAGCAAGATATCAAATTTTCAATTTGCCATTCATTTAATATCTGACCTTCTTCGTCTTTTAATATTAATTTAGTTATTTGACTGTATTTTTTTTCCAAGCTTCCTTTCATAAAAATTCTTGTAATTAAGTACAGACATAATAAAGCTATTATAGAGATAACACCAAAGAATATACCATTGTTATATAGATGACTAATATATAATATACCTATACTTAAACAAGTAAATATTAAAACATTTATTAGTTTTATTATATTGTCTTCTGATTTTTTATTTTTTGCTTGCTTTATATTCTTAATTTTATGCCTTAAAATATATTTTTTAATCTGTTTAGGAAGATTAATAAAATTTAAAACTCTATTTAGCATAACAATCATCACCTTCCATTATATTTTTTTCTTAGTAAAAAAACTTTTAAATAAATCATCTGTATTCATTTCATTCTTAGTTTTTGTATCTTCTTTTTTTACCCTCTTTTTAGTCCTGGGGTTAAAACCAAAAAAATCTTCAAAATGTTTTTCTATGTCTTCAGGACGCCTTGTTTTATATACTTTTGAACCTTTTGCTCTTGTTTCTCTACTATGTTTTTTTCTGCTTTTTTCCTTTGATAAACTGGCATCATATTCTTTCCGACTCTTTTCGCAACTAAGAACTTCATAGGCTTTAACAATCAACTTAGTTTTTTCTTTATATTGTTCATTATCATTATTCCTATCAGGATGATATTTTAGCACCAATTTTCGATATGCTCTTTTTAAATCCTTTTGACTGACATCAGGTGAAACTCCCAAAATTTTATAATAATTTTCAGAGATAAATATTCCTCCTTTCTATCTGAACAAGTGAGACTATTACATAAATAATTAACGGCAAGAAAAAGACATTTATTATTTTAATCAACAATTATCTTGGGTATCTTTTTTGTGTTACTATGATTTGTTTTCATTCCTGATAAACTTTTAATTATATCATTCATATAATTATAGATATCTAAATTACTATAATTATCTCCAGGTAAATTCAATCTTCTTTTTAAATAATTCTCTAATAAAATTCTATTAATAACCCTGGAGTTTAAACACTCAAGAGCAAAAGCATAATCAATTAAATTATCATCATTTAATTCCAGTATCTTTTTAGCAAAAAACCTAACTATTAATGGGTGTAACGTTGCTTCATCGATATTCGCGTAAGGAACATTTATAATATTAATAGTATTGAACTCAGTACTAAAGTCCATAAAGTCCTTATAAGTAGAGCGTAGTTTAGCACCTTCTCTTAACTTAAATCTACCTAGCTCTATTTCATTACTTTTTAATTCTAGATCATCATCTAAAATAATATCACTACTATAGATTTTAAAATCTTTCTTTTCTTCTTTAGCTAGAAATCTGATTTTTACTATCATCTCTTTATTAGTATTTTCATATCTAATTTTACATAGTTCCTCAAGAATATAAATAATCCCATTATATTTAACTACGCCCTTGTCAACACAGAAATAACCGTTATCTAAAAATATATTGCTTCCAGCTATTATACCATCAGAAAAATCTTGAAAATATATATCAATAAATTTTCTAGGATAATCTCTTAAATTAAGCAACATGCTTTTCTTTAATATATTGCCGTTTTTAAAATATGGTATATTGTTTTCAAACATTTAAACACCCCTTAAATTTAATAAGTAAGTATAAGATTACTTCAAACCATCAAAAAAGTCGAGCTTAGATAAGTCATCTTCAAATGCATAATATCTTTTTTCGCCTACGTGAAGTTTATCATCAATACGAGCTATTGGAAGAACAAAGAAGCCCCAACTCTTTTCATCAGTATAGACAAAGAATTTTATCTCTCCATTATTTATGATGTCTGTATCTTCTTGAAAGATTTTTCCTTCATATTTATTAATTATTTTATCTACATCTACAGATGTGTATAATCCAATATCATTTTCATAAACATATTCTTTTTCAAGTAATCCCTCATTACTCCTTAAGTAAAATATAATTTTCTCTGTGCTAAGGGGTTTTGATATATGCCCTCTTGCTTGATTTGTTCTATCTTCTCTTTTTATAATTTCCATCTCTTCTCCAGTAAAAGTCATAGCAGATAGTGAATATGGAACGACAGGGGCAGCATTTTTTATCTCAACTTCAATATCACCCATTTTTTTTGATTTCATATATTTAATTACACCACGTAAGCAGGCCAATTTTAGTTCCAAAGATTGTCCTTCATCTTCACCTCGTCTTTTAAATTCTATACTTCTACCTGGGACAAATTCTTTAAGTGCTTCTTTAAATATATCAATTTTACAGGATTGTCCTGTCAACTTAATTATAGAATAATTCATTAACTCTCCACTTTGATAAAAGTTTTCTAAAAACTTTCTAACAATCTCATATATATCTGCTTTTATTAATTTGGATATTTCTTTTATATTAAAAACAACATCAGGGAACTCGTTCACTTTTTTCATTTCTCCATTATCTTCAATTGATAAATTCCATTTATTTAAAGATGTAATGTGTAAATCACTATCAACTGAATCTAAATCAACTGAATCGAATTTATTCCTGATAATATTAGTTTTCTTAAAAAACTGTTTTTTCATATTTTCTGCTATTTCCCATAAAAAATAAAAATTATTTTTTACTTTTTGATATTCTGAGCTAGTTTTGTTTTCATATTCTTTATATCTGGTAGGAATTATGTCTTCAACTTGCCTATATCTCCTATCTAAATCCTTATAAATTTCCTTAATACCTACTCTATCTACTAAACGGAAAATATCTACTGCTGGGTATGATATTAAATCATCAATATCAATAATACCCCCATTGTTTTGATAATAATGTGCAAAGGTTATTTTCATAAACTGCATAATTCTATACGTAATATTGTTACCCCCAAAATTGGTATCACCATTTTCAAAACCCGTAACTATATCAACTTTATAAGATATATTTCCTTCTTTTATCCTAAAAGTACAAGATGAAAGATCAGTAGTTCCACCACCACAATCTATAACAAGAGCTTTGTATTCTTGTCCATTAAGGAACTTTCTTTTTTCAATTAAACTTGCTATTGTATTATACAAGACAGAAATACCTTCATCTAAGACATTTTCATCTTCAATATTATAATCTTCCATAATTTCATTAAACATAGTAATAAATTGTTCTTTCATTTTTACTGGACTAGAAATATGTATATTTTTAAAGCGACATTTAAAACTATGTTCAGCAATTTCTATTACATATTTCATATAAGCTTGGAGTATATCACCCTTTTTAACATGAGCAATATTACCAGCTTCGTCACAAACCTCCAATTCTTCATGATATGTATTAACCCACCTTTTAATCCCTTGATAAGTACTGGCATTGCTTGAATAATCATTTTTTTTCATCCTATCTCGCGCTTCATATCCAAACAAATATTTTATATTTTCTTTATCTTTGCAGTCAACAACATACACTATGCTCGGCATTATTTCTATCCACTTCTCTTCTCTAGAGGTGGCATATGGGAATTTCACGAAATTAATGTCATTAATTTTTATCTTTTTGTTTAAGATATCATTATGTGAAGGATTACTAATGTAATTACTATCTAAATAAGCACCTGCAGTAGTATTAGAAGTTCCAAAATCTATACATAGTACAGTTTTTGTTTCTTCGAGTTCTTTTATCTCAAAATCAATAATCGGAAGTTGATAATAAGACAATTTTAATGGTGGTAACTCCTCTTCTTGGTAATAAGTTTTATATAAGTAGTCTGATTCATTTTTTTCTACAAAAAGAAAATAATAATTCTTATTATCTAAATTACTTAATCTAAGATTATCCTTATTTGCGTATAAATAATATAGTCCTTCATCTTTTTCATTATCTTTTTTAAGATTAAATATTCCGCATAAATAATTATTACCGTTTATTAAAAGAACATTAGATTCTTTTATATTATTTTTTATATACACTTTATAACTATCTTCTTTATTTATCCCGACTTCTTTATATATAGTAATTTTTGCAGGTACTTTTATATTTTCTAAATGATCTTTTTTCTCTTTATAACTATCTATTAATAATTCCTGTACTCTCTCTAATCCCCCTTCTTTTTTTTCATCTATTAAATTGGGCTTTCTAACTCCCCGATATTTTAATATAATATTTATCAATTGATCTCTTTCATACTCATTTTGTGTGGCTTTAATTATTTTATATTTATGGCATATATTTTTTAGTTTGTATGTAGACATTTCTGTAAGTTCACTTCTAGTAAATCTTCTTCCGTCATCAGTATTGTCCTTAGGGTTAAGCCTATATGACTTCATCTCATCATCCCTTTCTTAATATATAGAAATCGAATTAATTTTCATTGTTTCTTGAAGTCCTATAACTCCAAAATGAAATCTCCAATAAACCTTCATATTGAAATTTATAGGTAAGAATATGTTTTCAATTGCTTTTATAATATTAATATTTTTTTGACTATCTTGGTTTATTAAATAAACTAAAACTTCATTTTCATCTAGTTTATTTATATAAACCACTGAATTAGTATATATTTTTTTGATGGTATTTTTTAAACAAAACATATGATTATTTGTAATATATAATTTAAGAATATTTTCTAACAAAATATTCTTTTCTTTTATAGAAAAAAATTCTATTCCTTTTTGAACTTCTTTTCCAAAAGATCCATTTCTAATCTCTCTATAAATAAATAATTTATAAAATTCTTTTTTATCCATACCCCTTTTCAGATCTAATCTAGTTAAAAAATGTATCAATATATCCAATAATACTTGTCGCAACTCCATATTTTCTTCATAAGTAGGATCAAAAAGGTCTTTAAATATATCATAAAATCTGTAGTATGGATTTATATCAACTTTATTATTAATACTATTGAAGTTTATATAAGTATCGCTCAGTTCCATATATGGAGAAAAACGCTCACCTAATTCAAAAGTTATTTTTTTTGAATTTACTCCATTAGTTTTTGCTTTTATTAGTACATCCCACAAGTAATCCATTATTCTATTACTCCTTTACAAATATACTCAGGAAAGTAAAATTGAATTTCTGAAACAATAAAACTTATATAATCTTCATTCAAATAATCATTTATTTCTGATTTAAATTCTAAGCATAGTACTTTTTTAAATTTATCAGCCCTTAGTTCATCTGTTATATAATAATTAAAATCATAACCCAAAGCATTTGAAGGTACTCTATTTAATATCTCTATTTTTTCTAAAGTTAGGCCATCAAGCATTTCAAAGCTATTTACTAATCTATTTAGTTCTCCAATGCTTTTAATAGAACTTTCTTCTTTATTTACAAAACGACTAGTAAATTGTTTTTTTCTTTTATTTGATAATAATTTGACCTGTAATTTCTCATTTTCTATTAATTTTTCATCCTGGTTAAACTCAAATACCTCCCAATTAGTAGCTTCGCTATCCTTACTTACAACCAACAAATTCTCTTTTGTTTTACGGACAGTAATAAAATTTTGATTGGGAACTATTAGATATCCATTATCTACACCCATTGAATCAAAAGATAATACATGTTCATAATTAACTTTATCATTAGCTGGCAACGGAAAACCCTGAGTTTTTACATCTATTTTTTTTATATTCCATACAGGCACAAAATCTAAAAGTGTATTTTCTTGATATTCCTCTAAATCAAATGTAATCTCTTTAAAATCATTCACTTCACTTAAATCTTCATCACAATCTACAATAATTACGTCAAAACATCGACGTATATAGGGATTAAAAACGGTCTTCCATCTTACACCGTTTTCTATAAAATTATTATGCATATCTTTTTCTATCATAATATATTGGTCATTATATTCTAAGTTCAAGATTATCGGAATTTCTCTATCTTCGCATACAATTTTTCCAGAGTACATATGCTTAGCATTTTTTATTCTTTCAATTTGATTATAAGATTCTTCGATGAAAACTGTTGAAATTTTTACAGACTTATTTTCGTTAATTTTTTCTAATAAGACCTTTTTATCATATTGCACTTCTTCCTCGTCTTCCTTTTTCATAGCTTGAAGAAAATCACTTAAAATACTTAAGTTTTTCCTTTTAACTATAGTTGTGTAAATGCTAAAGTTTTCTTCACTATCATCTATTTCATCAAATATCTTTTTTTCCAGTTGTTTATTAAATTCTTCTTGATAGTCAACAAGCTCTTTAAAAACATCCCACAAAATATTTTTTAGTCTATTTCTTTGTTCTAAATCATCCATATTATTTAATTTTTCTCTAATTACTTCTTTCAAGTTATCACCTCTTTATAGTTAGTATTAGGAAGTCGCAGTCAAGCTTGATTATAATAATTACTTACAATTGGAGTAAATAATTATTATATTCAAGGCAATCTTTTATAGAAAAAAAATTGCTTTTAAATATTAATAAGGGGATAAATAAAATACAATTTATCCCCTTTGTAAGTTGAATTATTCTGCTGCATATCCTCCTTCTATTGATACATCTTCAATCTTATCTTTTTTCTGTCTTATAACTAATTCAAATTTACCTGTACCTTCAGCGTGGTCAAAATCCTCTATGTAATCAACAACAAATGCGTGGGGAAAATGGATTTTTCGAACCACTGAATCAGCAGCAATTATTTCTAAAACTGCATCGCGATAAGCATCAGCTTTTTCAGACTTAACTAAAGACCATATTGCTAGTTTTCTAGTATCATCAGCTTCTTCACCACTAACAGTAGTTATAATTTTACCTTTAACTATAAGAGAAGCTCCAATATCTGATGCTCTAGCATTTGAATCATCTGGAGTATCAGATTCATATGATACTGACATAATATTGTCTGAACCTAAAATAATACTTTCATCAGGACTCTCAATAACTAACCTTGAACTCATAATTTATCACCTCCTCATTTTAGTTCTTTGTATTAATTCTAAATTCTAGTATTTCATTGGATTAATATCTTGTGAGAAAATGTAAATGTAAATGTATTTATAATATAAATCTTCATAAGTACTTGTTTTAGATATCTGCTATATTAACCTACAGCAGAAGTACTCTTAGTGATATTAACATCAAGATTCTTAACATTACCATTAAACATAATGTTTAGATGACAGATATTAGTCTCTAAGTCTATTTCATAAGATATATCGTCGCCTGTTTGTAATACAGAATTAACATAACCTTTATTATTAAGCCATGTACTTTTTTGACTATTTGGATTGTTACTAAAGAATTTTATTATTTTATCTTGTTTAAAATCACTTGTTTTAAATCTTAAAATCCTTTCTATATAAGTAGTAACAAGAGTCTTATAAATAGAATCATAACCATCATCTGTAAGTGCCATATTTCTAGCTTTATAAACAGTTATTCTGCTTATTGTTCTTCCATTTAACTCAGCATTTTCAGAGGAAAATACAAAACCAAAATTATTTCTATTTATTGTATTTTTAATTCTATTTGTAAATCCTGTGATTTCCTTAGCAAGAGTAGTAGGTATTTTCATGGCATTATCGCCACTTTCTATATCAAATCTAACTCCTGGAAACTTATTTGATACTTTTTTAAAGTTTTCATCTAAGTAATCTGGACATTGATAGGCAGCTACTGTACCTGCCGCAACATAAGCTGCATCAATATATACACCTTTCAACCATAGCTTTAATATATCTTCTTTTTCTTGTGATAAAGATACACCGCCATTTTCATTTTTAACCATCTTTTTGTCCAAGACAACTCCAGACTTATCTTCGGGTATCACTGTAAAGTTCGGCAAACAAGGTATTGAAAACTCGCTATAATCTTGTCTTAAAAGAACTTGTGTCTTATCAAGATACTTATCCATGCCTTTAGTAGCCATGTCATTAAAAGTAGTCTGTTCATTTGCCTGGAAATTAAAAAATATTTGTATCTTATATTTTTGAGCTATATCTAAAAATGCAGTTAAAGATTCTAATGTATTTCCTTTTGGAGTATCTTCTTTTTCAGTACCTTTAAACCGTTCCCGTCTAGTTTCTATTTTATTAGCTGAATCCATTTCAACTGCAGGAAAAATTCCGTACCAAATAGTATCTGAGAAATTATTTTTACCATTTACGGTATTCAAATATGTTTCAATACGTGGTTTATTATTAGTTTTAACCATCATATCTATCTTGCAATTACTTAATAATAACTTTGGTCTCATACCATTAATATCAGTTTGATATTGATCAAAGAACATCTTTATACCAAGTATTTTTTCTATAAGTGGTTTTGCAGTTTGCACAAAATTATCCTTTGATTCTTTATAAAACTCAAGATAATTATTATAATTTGCGATCTCTTTTTCCACATCCACCTCAGAATCTGCAACAGATATTGGTGCAAAAGTTCTCACTACCAAATCTTTTACATATGGAGTTGGGTTTTCAGTAATTGCTTCATAATCTTCTTCAAAAATTTCTACTAAAGCATTACTCCTTTCCTTTTCCACTGTTGTTGCAGGAAGTGCTTCTTGTTCATCTTCTGATATTTCAATGATTTTCAGTTCTCCATCTTCACCCATTGTCAATTTACCAATTTGAACTTCTTCAGCTTCAGCATCATCTTGATTTTCACCTAATAACAATCTTGTTTTAACATCTTCGATTGCTAAAGGTAGCATTCCAAGTACATTATTGTAATTTCTACTGGCTTCTTCAAATTTGTAATTTAGTTTATCACCAAACTTCAACTTTCTTGGGTCTTCTTCTTCCAATTCATCATACTTGTCATATAAATAACTTATCTCTTTTCTTACCTGTTTAATATCTTCCATAACTTTTTTCGGAGAAATCATATCAAGCACATTTTCAAATTTAAAATCAACATTTCTTCTACCCTGGCTCTTTTTTGTATCAATTAGAGTAAATAACATTTTTAAGAAATCATTATTTTGGTCAAGGCGTATTTCTGAAATATTATTTTCAGCTACCCCTTCTGGTTTTTCTAAGCTATATATTACCCTTTGACTTGCAGCATTATAGTATGAATAAATCGCAGGTGTGAATTTATCTAAAAATTCATCAAAACTACCTACTAATAAATGTTCGTTAATTTCTTTTATTTTTTCATCATCAAGACTCTCAACTCCCTTCACATCTCCTATTAAGGTAATCAAATCCAACTTTCTAGGATTCACCTCTTCAAGAAGAATGGTCCTGTTTGTTTGATTAATAATGTCCATTTCATATGTACTCCTCTCATAAGTATGTATTTGAAATTTTATATAGTAAATAAATATAAAAATTAATCATTTTGATTAAAATGTTTTATAATTAAAATAAAACCTTTAATACTTTGCTTTTCCATAAAAGGCATTATGATGTTGGTTTTTATTTTATTTGTATATATAGAATATATTGGCATATATATAATTCAATATATCTTTTAAATTTCCTGCATAAAAAATAAATTATTTTCAAAATTTATATGTATTAATAAAAAAATATATAATATACGCTCCTAAATTATTACTTTTTTTTATACAATAGGACTAATATACTATTCCCCTTATGAAGCTAAGAACTTTTAAATTACCTAGGCAATAAAAAATCCCACTAAATACTTGACAAAGGTCAGTTCAATTAGCGGGATTTTTACATTCAAACTTTTTTTACTCATATTTATATTAAGTTTTTATTTTAAAGCTAATTTATAAATATTTAATACATCTTCTTTTCCTAATTTTTTAAAATTACCTACTTCTCCATATTCAACACACTTCTCTGCCATTATCTCTAATTTATCTTCTGCTAAATTTAAATCAGCAAAAGTGACTGGCAAGCCAATAGATTCAAAAAAACCTTTTAATTTTTCAATTCCAGCAATAGCAGTTTTTTCAAGATTTTCGAAATCTGCTTCTATATCCCATACCCTTACAGCAAATTGTACAAATTTCTTTATGTTTTCTTTATAGACATATTTCATCCAGGCCGGAAAAATAATTGCCAATCCCGCCCCGTGTGCTACATCATAGATTCCACTTATTTCATGTTCAATTGCATGAGAAGCCCAATCTTCA from Halanaerobiaceae bacterium ANBcell28 includes:
- a CDS encoding FHA domain-containing protein, which gives rise to MLNRVLNFINLPKQIKKYILRHKIKNIKQAKNKKSEDNIIKLINVLIFTCLSIGILYISHLYNNGIFFGVISIIALLCLYLITRIFMKGSLEKKYSQITKLILKDEEGQILNEWQIENLISCLIGKKTNSNQVDIDLSNAVYSSLVSREHAVLNFTGERWYFEDIGSSNGSGIKPRGENKKFKVEEGQLYQVSSGDILYIANTKLYLK
- a CDS encoding DnaJ domain-containing protein, which encodes MFISENYYKILGVSPDVSQKDLKRAYRKLVLKYHPDRNNDNEQYKEKTKLIVKAYEVLSCEKSRKEYDASLSKEKSRKKHSRETRAKGSKVYKTRRPEDIEKHFEDFFGFNPRTKKRVKKEDTKTKNEMNTDDLFKSFFTKKKI
- a CDS encoding molecular chaperone — encoded protein: MKSYRLNPKDNTDDGRRFTRSELTEMSTYKLKNICHKYKIIKATQNEYERDQLINIILKYRGVRKPNLIDEKKEGGLERVQELLIDSYKEKKDHLENIKVPAKITIYKEVGINKEDSYKVYIKNNIKESNVLLINGNNYLCGIFNLKKDNEKDEGLYYLYANKDNLRLSNLDNKNYYFLFVEKNESDYLYKTYYQEEELPPLKLSYYQLPIIDFEIKELEETKTVLCIDFGTSNTTAGAYLDSNYISNPSHNDILNKKIKINDINFVKFPYATSREEKWIEIMPSIVYVVDCKDKENIKYLFGYEARDRMKKNDYSSNASTYQGIKRWVNTYHEELEVCDEAGNIAHVKKGDILQAYMKYVIEIAEHSFKCRFKNIHISSPVKMKEQFITMFNEIMEDYNIEDENVLDEGISVLYNTIASLIEKRKFLNGQEYKALVIDCGGGTTDLSSCTFRIKEGNISYKVDIVTGFENGDTNFGGNNITYRIMQFMKITFAHYYQNNGGIIDIDDLISYPAVDIFRLVDRVGIKEIYKDLDRRYRQVEDIIPTRYKEYENKTSSEYQKVKNNFYFLWEIAENMKKQFFKKTNIIRNKFDSVDLDSVDSDLHITSLNKWNLSIEDNGEMKKVNEFPDVVFNIKEISKLIKADIYEIVRKFLENFYQSGELMNYSIIKLTGQSCKIDIFKEALKEFVPGRSIEFKRRGEDEGQSLELKLACLRGVIKYMKSKKMGDIEVEIKNAAPVVPYSLSAMTFTGEEMEIIKREDRTNQARGHISKPLSTEKIIFYLRSNEGLLEKEYVYENDIGLYTSVDVDKIINKYEGKIFQEDTDIINNGEIKFFVYTDEKSWGFFVLPIARIDDKLHVGEKRYYAFEDDLSKLDFFDGLK
- a CDS encoding membrane-associated protease 1, encoding MSSRLVIESPDESIILGSDNIMSVSYESDTPDDSNARASDIGASLIVKGKIITTVSGEEADDTRKLAIWSLVKSEKADAYRDAVLEIIAADSVVRKIHFPHAFVVDYIEDFDHAEGTGKFELVIRQKKDKIEDVSIEGGYAAE
- a CDS encoding transcriptional regulator, with the translated sequence MDIINQTNRTILLEEVNPRKLDLITLIGDVKGVESLDDEKIKEINEHLLVGSFDEFLDKFTPAIYSYYNAASQRVIYSLEKPEGVAENNISEIRLDQNNDFLKMLFTLIDTKKSQGRRNVDFKFENVLDMISPKKVMEDIKQVRKEISYLYDKYDELEEEDPRKLKFGDKLNYKFEEASRNYNNVLGMLPLAIEDVKTRLLLGENQDDAEAEEVQIGKLTMGEDGELKIIEISEDEQEALPATTVEKERSNALVEIFEEDYEAITENPTPYVKDLVVRTFAPISVADSEVDVEKEIANYNNYLEFYKESKDNFVQTAKPLIEKILGIKMFFDQYQTDINGMRPKLLLSNCKIDMMVKTNNKPRIETYLNTVNGKNNFSDTIWYGIFPAVEMDSANKIETRRERFKGTEKEDTPKGNTLESLTAFLDIAQKYKIQIFFNFQANEQTTFNDMATKGMDKYLDKTQVLLRQDYSEFSIPCLPNFTVIPEDKSGVVLDKKMVKNENGGVSLSQEKEDILKLWLKGVYIDAAYVAAGTVAAYQCPDYLDENFKKVSNKFPGVRFDIESGDNAMKIPTTLAKEITGFTNRIKNTINRNNFGFVFSSENAELNGRTISRITVYKARNMALTDDGYDSIYKTLVTTYIERILRFKTSDFKQDKIIKFFSNNPNSQKSTWLNNKGYVNSVLQTGDDISYEIDLETNICHLNIMFNGNVKNLDVNITKSTSAVG